CCGCGGCGGCGGCGAGCCGGGCCGCCTCGGCCATACGCTGGTCCAGTTCGGCCACCCGTTCCCCGGTCCGGCCGGCTTCCGCCTGCTCGTCGGCGACAGCGCGGCGCGCCTCGGCCCGGTCGCGCAGGGCCGGCCACAGGGCGGCGAGGGCGGCCGTGTGGTCGGCCAGGGCCCGGCGGACGGCCGTGAGGGCCGGTCGGTCGGCGGGCAGGTTCACGGCGTCGGCCGTCTCGGTCAGTGCGGTGGCCGCTTCGGCCTCGCGGCGGGCCGCCTCGGTGAGTTCGGCCGCGCGTTCCTCCTGGCGGGTTCGGGCCCGGTGGGCGGCGTCCGCCGCCGCGGCGGCCACCGCGTGGGCGTGGCGCAGGGGGGCGTCGTCGGGGAGGGCGGCCAGTTCGGCGTCCAGGGTGCGTCGGCGAGCGGCCACCGTGGCGCGTTCGGCTTCGCGGCGTGCCGTGCTGTCGGTCAGGGCGTCCAGTTCGCCGCGCAGGGTGGCGATCCGGGCGCGGCGTGCTTCCTCGCGGGCGCCTTCACCCACGTACACGGCTGCTTCTTTCGACCAGCTGCCGGTCAGCGCGCCGATGCGGAAGCGACCGTCCGCCGCCACCCAGGTGCCGGGTGCACCGGCGCCCCCGAGACCGACGGCCGCCAGGAGAGCGGACACGGCCGGTTCACCGACCTGCGTGGCCCGGGGATCGCCGTGGTCGACGGCGGGCCGGAGCGCGTCGGCGAGGACGGAGCCGACCGGCGGCGCATGCGAAGCCGGCGGGGACAGCAGCACGTCGTGCCCGCTCGCCTCCAGAAGGGTGCCGTCCGGGCACACCCACGCGTCCAGGAGCCCGGACGCCTCCAGCGCGGCCTCCAGCCCCGCCCGTTGATCCGGAGTGACGTGGTCGTGGAAGTCGACCAGCCTCCACAGAGGCGCTCCGGGAGTCCGGTCGCGCAGGCCCGGGGTACGGGTGCGGGGTGCCTCCGGTCCGTGCTGGCCACCGGCCTCCAGCTCCGCCAGCTCCCTTCTCGCCGCGGTGCTCCGCTCGGCCAGTTCGGCCAGCCGCTGGCCGAGTGCGGCGGCTTGGTCGGCCAGGTCCGCGGCCTGCGCGCGGTGCGCTGCCGCGGTCTGCTCCCGGGCGGGGCTGGGGCCGTGCAGATGCGTGCCCCAGTCGTCCAGAGCGTCCAGGAGCCCCGTCGGGTCGGGAAGGTCCAGTTCCGTGCACCGGTCGAGGTGTTCGCGTACGGCACCCACCAAGTCTTGGCCCGCCTGTGTGGCGGACGCCTCCGCCTGGACCTGGCGTTCGGTGGTGTGGGCGGCCTCGGCCTGGGTCTCGTCCAGGCGGCGGGCCGCGGCCCGCCGTTCGCCGGCAGCCTGCTCGGCCCCCGCGGCCAGCTCCTCCACGTGGTCGAGGGTGCGCCTCCGGCGTGCCACCGACTCCTCGGCCGCGTGGCGCAGTTCCGCCTCCGGGACTGCGTCGTGGGGCCCCAGCACGTCGTCGAGCCGGGCCGCTCTGGCCGTCTCCCCTGCCTGGCGCAGCGTGCTCCCGACCCGCTGCTCGGCCGCCGCCAGCCGTCCTTCGGCGCCCGTCAGGCGGCCGAGAGCGCGGGAGTTCGCCTGGGCGGCCTGGTCCCGGTCCGCCTCCGCACGGGCCCGCTCGCCGGCGGTGCGCCGCGCATCGGCCGCCGCCTGCTCCAGCTCCCGGGCGCTGCGCATCTCCGGACCGCGCGCAGCGCGGCGTCCTGGGCCGTCAGCCGCACGGCCGTCTCCTCCAGCTGGGCGATCCGCTCCGCGGCCTCCGCCCGTTGCCCCTCGGCCTCCTCCCGCTCGGTCCGAGCCTGGGACAGATCACGGTGCAGTTGTTCGTAGCGGGCGTGTTCGCTGCGTGGCAGCCGAGCCCGTCGGCGGGTGGCCACGCGGGCGTAGCGGCGGTAGTGGTCGAGGAAGGCGGAGGCGGCCCGTTCGGCCTCACCGGCCGCTCGCAGTTCCTCCTTCTCCTCGTCCAGGGAGCGGAACGCCTCGGCCACATCGGCGATCACCGCCTGGTCCATGGGCGGCAGCGCCTCGGTCAGCGCGCGGGACAGCGCCGTCTCGTTGGGGCGCTTGGACAGCTGGGGCTGGCGCAGCTGGATGAGCAGGTCCACCAGGGCGGCGTAGCGCCGCTCGCCGAGCCCGAACAGCGCCTCGTCGACCGCCCTGCGGTACGCCTTCGCCTGGTCGTAGATCATGCCGCGGCCGGCGATGGCCTCGGCCAGGCGATCCCGCGACAGTGCGGTGCCGGTGGCGTCGAGCAGGGTCAGCTCCTCGCCGACGCGCTGGTCGGTGACCGCGTACCAGTGGCGGGCGATACCGCGGCCCGTTACCGCCTTCAGCCCGCACAGCAGCGTGCGGAAGTGGGCCCGGCCCGAGTCCTGGTCACGGCGGCCGAATTCGATCCAGGTGTAGCCGAGCCGCTCCGGGTGCGGGTGCCGGCCGCCGAGCAGCAGGTTCCACTCCATGCGCTTGCCCGGGTCGGCGTCGGGTTCCACCCTGCGGGCGGACAGGTCGCCGTCCAGGAGGAAGGGCAGGGTCAGGGCGAGCACCTTGGACTTGCCGGTGCCGTTGTTGCCGCGCAGCAGCAGGCGGCCGTCGCGGAACCAGAACTCCTCCGTGTCGTAGTGGAAGAGGTCGACCAGGCCGATGCGCAGCGGCTGCCACCGGCCGGGTGTCGGGTCGGGCAGGGCGGTCACGACTGCGGTGCCTTTCGCTTGGGTGTCCGGGGCGTGCGAGGAGCACGGGGTGTGCGGGAGGATGCCGGTCCCGGTTCCGTCACGACGGTCTCGCCGACCGCGTACCGCGCGAG
This genomic interval from Streptomyces asiaticus contains the following:
- a CDS encoding TIGR02680 family protein, which encodes MEQAAADARRTAGERARAEADRDQAAQANSRALGRLTGAEGRLAAAEQRVGSTLRQAGETARAARLDDVLGPHDAVPEAELRHAAEESVARRRRTLDHVEELAAGAEQAAGERRAAARRLDETQAEAAHTTERQVQAEASATQAGQDLVGAVREHLDRCTELDLPDPTGLLDALDDWGTHLHGPSPAREQTAAAHRAQAADLADQAAALGQRLAELAERSTAARRELAELEAGGQHGPEAPRTRTPGLRDRTPGAPLWRLVDFHDHVTPDQRAGLEAALEASGLLDAWVCPDGTLLEASGHDVLLSPPASHAPPVGSVLADALRPAVDHGDPRATQVGEPAVSALLAAVGLGGAGAPGTWVAADGRFRIGALTGSWSKEAAVYVGEGAREEARRARIATLRGELDALTDSTARREAERATVAARRRTLDAELAALPDDAPLRHAHAVAAAAADAAHRARTRQEERAAELTEAARREAEAATALTETADAVNLPADRPALTAVRRALADHTAALAALWPALRDRAEARRAVADEQAEAGRTGERVAELDQRMAEAARLAAAADEHHTTLRSTVGAAVAELERRLAETAGALATCERDQKQARHEYSAADRRAGRAEGRIEQLDKDVHEAAATRAAAIAALQRFATTGLLTVALPEAPVPPLDDGSWAATPAIALARAIEAALSGTDDSEGAWERVQKRLSEEYKKLQDVLSRGGHSATARMTEDGMIVDLVYQGHGRAVPELAGALATEVQELTRILSAHEREILETHLLTEVAGTLQELIDTAERQVRAMNTELEQRPTSTGMKLRLMWQPSRKAPAGLAQARARLRQSADAWAAEDRAAVGEFLQAQIARAQAENATGSWLEVLTTALDYRAWHEFGIERHQHGAWVPATGPASGGERVLAVSVPLFAAASAHYATAAPHAPRLVTLDEAFAGVDDDSRAKCLGLLHAFDLDVVMTSEREWACYPQVPGIAIAQLSRVDDIDAVLVTRWQWDGTERARAPEPDRRMVTVPAPAHSPGAPEPTPTESPAPDQDALWA